The sequence GGGCCATACCTGGGGTGAAATGGATGGGCGATCGCTTCTATGAGCAGATCCGCGATCATCGCTATCCCCTTTTTGGTAAACGAGAAACCCTCTATCAATCTAGCTATCCCGCTTGCGATACTGGAACTTGTTCTTAAAAATTGCTTCTATAAAAGTAGCCCCTACTTCTATAAAAATACCCTTTAGAGATTGATTCAGTAAAAGGGTGCAACGTTTCGATAATATAAGAAGGATTATTTTTTAGAACACCCCGCTGGCGGAGGCTCGCTCATGCTGACCCTTAAAATTGTTGTTTATATCGTTGTCGGTATCTTTATCTCGCTCTTTGTATTCGGCTTTCTCTC is a genomic window of Timaviella obliquedivisa GSE-PSE-MK23-08B containing:
- a CDS encoding photosystem II reaction center protein I: MLTLKIVVYIVVGIFISLFVFGFLSNDPSRNPNRRDME